In Sphingobium sp. Z007, one DNA window encodes the following:
- the murA gene encoding UDP-N-acetylglucosamine 1-carboxyvinyltransferase: MDRIHIRGGNMLDGRLPISGAKNAALTLLPCALLTDEPVTLRNLPRLADVDSFGHLLNQLGVSTMIEGARPEDFGRVMTMRAGRVTSTEAPYDIVRKMRASILVLGPLLARAGEARVSLPGGCAIGNRPIDLHLKALEAFGAIIEIAAGYVRASLPDGGLPGGIYTFPVVSVGATENALMAASLAKGTCILENAAREPEIVDLCNLLVAMGADIEGIGGDKLVIHGRERLHGATYRVMPDRIEAGSYACAAAIAGGSLDLVGANAEDMHAILAALRDAGVQVDPYKGGIRVSSDGKLKPLTLSTAPFPAFPTDMQAQFMAMLTKADGASVLTETIFENRYMHVPELARMGADIAVNGRTAVVRGVDRLVGAPVMATDLRASMSLILAGLAAEGETQVNRVYHLDRGYERLEEKLSAVGADIERVSDG; the protein is encoded by the coding sequence ATGGATCGTATTCACATTCGCGGCGGCAATATGCTTGACGGCCGCCTCCCCATATCCGGCGCGAAGAACGCCGCCCTGACGCTGCTGCCCTGCGCACTGCTGACCGACGAGCCGGTGACGCTGCGCAATCTGCCGCGCCTGGCCGATGTCGACAGTTTTGGCCATCTGCTCAACCAGTTGGGCGTATCGACCATGATCGAGGGCGCTCGGCCGGAGGATTTCGGCCGCGTGATGACGATGCGCGCGGGCCGCGTCACCTCGACCGAAGCGCCCTATGACATCGTGCGCAAGATGCGCGCCTCTATCCTGGTGCTCGGCCCGCTGCTCGCCCGCGCCGGCGAAGCGCGAGTGTCGCTGCCCGGCGGCTGCGCCATCGGCAACCGCCCGATCGACCTGCATTTGAAGGCGCTCGAAGCATTCGGCGCGATCATCGAGATCGCGGCCGGCTATGTCCGCGCCAGCCTGCCCGATGGCGGCCTGCCCGGCGGCATTTACACCTTCCCGGTGGTGTCGGTCGGCGCGACCGAAAACGCGCTGATGGCCGCCTCGCTGGCCAAGGGCACCTGCATCCTGGAAAATGCCGCGCGTGAGCCGGAAATCGTCGACCTGTGCAATCTGCTCGTCGCTATGGGCGCGGACATTGAGGGCATTGGCGGCGACAAGCTGGTCATCCACGGGCGCGAGCGGCTGCACGGCGCGACCTACCGCGTCATGCCCGACCGGATCGAGGCGGGCAGCTACGCCTGCGCCGCCGCCATCGCCGGGGGATCGCTGGACCTGGTCGGCGCCAATGCCGAAGACATGCATGCCATCCTGGCCGCGCTGCGCGACGCAGGCGTGCAGGTCGATCCCTACAAGGGCGGCATCCGGGTGTCGTCCGACGGCAAGCTCAAGCCCCTGACCCTGTCCACCGCGCCCTTCCCGGCCTTCCCGACCGACATGCAGGCGCAGTTCATGGCGATGCTGACGAAAGCGGACGGCGCGTCGGTGCTCACCGAAACAATCTTCGAAAATCGCTACATGCACGTGCCCGAACTGGCGCGCATGGGGGCCGACATCGCCGTCAACGGCCGCACCGCGGTCGTCCGCGGGGTCGATCGGCTGGTCGGCGCGCCGGTGATGGCGACCGACCTGCGCGCGTCGATGAGCCTCATCCTTGCGGGCCTGGCCGCCGAGGGCGAAACCCAGGTCAACCGCGTCTATCATCTCGATCGCGGCTATGAGCGGCTGGAAGAGAAGCTGTCGGCCGTGGGCGCGGACATCGAACGGGTCAGCGATGGCTGA
- a CDS encoding Crp/Fnr family transcriptional regulator, with the protein MATSCFAERLAKQVPLSDAEKKALIRLEENPRKVKRGGMIQRVNDTVTELFVLREGRVMSFVILPDGSRQILRVYFPGDFIGSASTIYSKAPESLVALSDVVVCPFDKQALRRLLEESPRVAALLFLLSNAERVAMTDRLAALGRTSAKARVAAFLLDMFDRLRVTDDSIVDSFDLKLTQEEIGDSIGLTSVHVNRMIRQMEQEGLISRSGGRIVLNDMARLEEIGHYTNRMKDMDLDWLPVG; encoded by the coding sequence GTGGCTACGAGCTGTTTCGCGGAAAGGCTGGCAAAACAGGTGCCCCTGTCCGACGCGGAAAAGAAGGCATTGATCCGACTGGAGGAAAATCCGCGCAAGGTGAAGCGCGGCGGGATGATCCAGCGAGTCAATGACACGGTGACGGAATTGTTCGTGCTGCGCGAAGGCCGGGTGATGAGCTTTGTCATCCTGCCCGATGGCAGTCGCCAGATTCTGCGCGTCTATTTCCCCGGCGATTTTATCGGGTCCGCCAGCACCATCTACAGCAAGGCGCCCGAATCGCTGGTCGCCCTGTCCGACGTGGTCGTTTGTCCGTTCGACAAACAGGCGCTGCGCCGGCTGCTGGAGGAATCGCCACGCGTCGCCGCGTTGCTGTTCCTGTTGTCCAACGCCGAGCGGGTCGCAATGACCGACCGGCTCGCCGCGCTGGGCCGCACGTCGGCCAAGGCGCGCGTCGCCGCTTTCCTGCTCGACATGTTCGACCGGCTGCGCGTCACCGACGACAGCATCGTCGATAGTTTCGACCTGAAACTGACGCAGGAGGAGATTGGCGATTCGATCGGGCTGACGTCGGTCCATGTGAACCGGATGATCCGGCAGATGGAGCAGGAAGGTCTCATCAGCCGCTCAGGCGGGCGCATCGTCCTCAACGACATGGCGCGGCTGGAGGAGATCGGCCATTATACCAACCGCATGAAGGACATGGATCTGGACTGGCTGCCGGTGGGCTGA